One genomic region from Clostridium saccharobutylicum DSM 13864 encodes:
- a CDS encoding nucleotidyltransferase family protein: MKINLILLASGNSRRFKDNKLLSIINNKPMFMNVVEEVLKLDFNKIILVTQYEKIKEMLSEKNIEVVMNKNSDLGISHSIVIGIQNDTNADGYMFMVCDQPFIKADTIKRLVNKFISSNKEIVCVEYNGLTGNPAIFSKKYVNDLMNLKGDIGGKCIINRNLHDLETIKVYDKLEIVDIDTKKEFYDLMI; this comes from the coding sequence ATGAAAATAAATTTAATTTTACTAGCATCAGGAAATAGCAGAAGGTTTAAGGATAATAAGTTATTGTCTATTATAAATAATAAACCAATGTTTATGAATGTAGTGGAAGAAGTATTAAAATTAGATTTTAATAAAATAATATTAGTCACACAATATGAGAAAATCAAAGAAATGCTATCCGAAAAAAACATAGAAGTAGTTATGAATAAAAATAGTGACTTGGGAATATCACATTCTATAGTTATTGGTATACAAAATGATACTAATGCTGATGGTTATATGTTTATGGTATGTGATCAGCCTTTTATAAAAGCGGATACAATTAAAAGATTGGTTAATAAATTTATAAGCAGCAATAAGGAAATTGTATGTGTAGAATATAATGGATTAACTGGAAATCCAGCAATATTTTCTAAGAAATATGTAAATGATTTGATGAACTTAAAAGGAGATATAGGCGGTAAATGCATAATAAATAGAAATTTACATGATCTAGAGACGATTAAAGTTTATGATAAATTAGAAATAGTAGATATTGATACAAAAAAAGAATTTTATGATTTGATGATATAA
- a CDS encoding FAD binding domain-containing protein — translation MFTIKNYVVAEDLAQAYELNQKKNNVILGGIAWLKMGERNIQTAIDLSKLGLDKIEEDEDSFKIGCMCTLRDMEVNESLNSYFDGAISKSLIHIVGVQFRNCATIGGSIYSRFGFSDILTCLLSLDTYVELYNGGIIPLSIFKDMPYDNDILVRIIIKKDNRKVSYLTHRMSATDIPTLAVAVSRLEDKWEIVLGARPQRAVLVNKCEEILSQNPTKEEIDFLVKHIMQEVKFGSNMRGSKKYRQILAGVFINRGIEEVIGGTHEN, via the coding sequence TTGTTTACAATTAAAAATTATGTAGTAGCAGAAGATTTAGCACAAGCATATGAGTTGAATCAAAAGAAGAACAATGTTATTTTAGGTGGAATTGCTTGGCTTAAAATGGGAGAACGTAATATTCAAACAGCTATTGATTTATCTAAATTAGGATTAGATAAGATTGAAGAAGATGAGGATTCTTTTAAAATAGGTTGCATGTGTACATTACGAGATATGGAAGTTAATGAGTCGCTAAATTCTTATTTTGATGGAGCTATATCAAAATCATTGATACATATAGTTGGAGTGCAATTTAGAAATTGTGCAACTATCGGAGGAAGTATTTATTCTCGATTTGGTTTTTCGGATATTTTAACATGTTTATTATCTCTAGATACATATGTAGAGTTATATAATGGTGGAATTATTCCTTTATCAATTTTTAAGGACATGCCATATGATAATGATATTTTAGTAAGAATAATAATCAAGAAGGATAATAGAAAAGTATCTTATTTAACACATAGAATGAGTGCTACTGATATTCCAACTCTTGCAGTAGCAGTTTCAAGATTAGAGGATAAATGGGAGATTGTATTAGGAGCCAGACCTCAAAGAGCAGTTTTAGTAAATAAATGTGAAGAAATCTTAAGTCAAAATCCAACTAAAGAAGAAATCGATTTTTTAGTGAAACATATAATGCAAGAAGTGAAATTCGGAAGCAATATGAGAGGAAGCAAAAAATATAGACAAATTCTTGCCGGAGTATTTATAAATAGAGGAATAGAAGAAGTTATTGGAGGTACTCATGAAAATTAA